Below is a genomic region from Demequina sp. NBRC 110054.
GTGCTGCGTCGCGGGGTCGCCGGGGAACGCCATGAACATCGGCCGCATCATCGGCAGGCCCGACTCCGCGGTCTGCGCCGACGTGCGGAACAGGTACGGCATGAGCGACAGCTTGAGCTTCGTGAACGTGCGCGCGACGTCGACGGCCTCGTCGTCGAACGCCCACGGGACCCTGTAGCTCGAGGACCCGTGCAGTCGCGAGTGGCTCGACATGAGGCCGAAGGCCAGCCAGCGCTTGAACACGCCCGCGTCGGGGGTGCCCTCGAAGCCGCCGATGTCGTGGCTCCAGTAGCCGAAGCCCGAGGACAGCAGCGACAGGCCGCCGCGCAGCGACTCCGCCATCGACACGTAGGACGACGAGTTGTCGCCGCCCCAGTGCACGGGCATCGTCTGGCCGCCCGCGGTCGCGGAGCGTGCGAACAGCACGGCCTCGCCCTCGCCCTTGACCTCCTTGAGAACCTCGAACACCGCCTCGTTGTACAGCTGCGTGTAGAGGTTGTGCATCGTCATCGGGTCGGTGCCGTCGTGCCACACGACGTCGGTCGGGATGCGCTCGCCGAAGTCCGTCTTGATCGCGTCGACACCCTGCTCGACGAGGCCCCGGATGAAGTCCTGGAACCACACCTTGGCCTCGGGGTTCGTGAAGTCGACGAGCGCCATCCCCGCCTGCCACTGGTCCCACTGCCACACGGTGCCGTCGGGGCGCTTCACGAGGTAGCCGCGCTCGACGCCCTCCTTGAACATCTTGCCGCGCTGCGCGATGTACGGGTTGATCCAGGCCGAGACGTGCAGGCCCTTGTCCTCGTGCATGCGCTTGAGCATGAGCTCGGGGTCGGGGAACGTGCGCTCGTCCCAGACACCATCGGTCCAGTTGAACTCGCGCATCCAGAAGCAGTCGTAGTGGAACACGGACAGCGGGATATCGCGCTCGGCCATGCCGTCGACGAAGCTCGTGACGGTCGCCTCGTCGTACTCCGTCGTGAACGACGTCGTGAGCCACAGGCCGAACGACCACGCGGGCACGCGCGGCGGGCGGCCGGTGAGCGCGGTGTAGCGGCGGATCACGTCGGCGGGCGTGGGGCCGGCGATGATGAAGTACTCGAGCGACTCTCCCGCGGTCGAGAACTGGACGCGCTCGACGGTCTCCGTGCCGACCTCGAAGCTCACGTGCTCGGGGTGGTTCACGAAGACGCCGTAGCCCTTCGAGGACAGGTAGAACGGGATGTTCTTGTAGGCCTGCTCCGAGCTCGTGCCGCCGTCGGCGTTCCACATGTCGACGCTCTGGCCGTTCTTCACGAACGCGCCGAAGCGCTCGCCGAGGCCGTAGATCGTCTCCGCGACGTCGAGGTCGAGCTGCTCATGCACGTACGTGCGCGCCGGCGCCATGCCGTCCTCGGTGTAGCCGGTGACGCCCGCGGGCTCCGCGGTGACCGTCGACTCCTTGCCGAGCTCGACGTAGCCGATCGACTTGTGGCCCGAGCCCGTGACCCGCACCCCGTCCACCTCGAAGTCGAGCTGCCACGGCGCGCCCTTGGTGACCCGCGCGGTCAGCGGGCCCGAGACCAGGGAGCCTCCCGCATCGTCCGTGTGCACCGTGCCCGTGCCCTCGACCGCGCCCGGCAGCGCGAAGCCGGGGGACCGGTGCGCGCCCTGGTGGTGGTCGATGCGGACCCGGACGATGCCCTCGAGGGGCGACGACAGCGTGACCGTGAGCATCGGCAGGTTGAGCACGTCGCCGCGCCCGACGATGCGCTTGGTCGGGGCGTAGGCCTCGAGGGTCGCGCCGTCGGCCCAGACGTCGTAGGCCTCCTGGCCGTAGTGCGCGGTGACGCCGGGTCGCCGCATCCAGAATCCGTCGGTGAACTTCACTTCACTGCTCCTGCCGTGATGCCGCGCGTGAGGGTGCGCTGGAAGATGAGGAAGAAGATGATCGTCGGGATGATGCTGATGAGCGTGCCCGCGATCAGGGTGGTGGTGTCCGTCTGACGCTCGCCGTTCAGCTGCTCGAGCAGCAGCGGCACCGTGAGCGAGTCGGACGTGTTGAGGAAGGCCAGCGGCAGCAGGAACTCGTTCCACGTCCAGATGAAGAAGAACACCATGAGGACGGACAGCGTCGGCCGGATGATCGGCACGATCACCGAGCGGAGGATCTTGGCGCGGCTCGCGCCGTCGACGGCCGCGGCCTCGAGGATCTCCTTGGGGAACGTGCCCAGCAGGCTCGACAGCAGGTAGGTGCCGAACGCCGCCTGGATCACCGTGAAGGTGATGATGACGGACCACGGGTTGGACAGCAGGCCCAGGTCGTCGTAGAGGTTGAACAGCGGGTCGAACAGCATCTCCTGGGGGATGAGGTTCGCCATGAGGAACACGAGCACGATCCAGGTGCGGCCCTTCACGCGGCCGATGCCGATCGCGAACGAGTTCAGCACCGACAGGATGACGGCGAGGATCGCGACCATCGTGGAGATGAAGATCGAGTTCCACAGCGCGCGCGGGAAGTTCTGTCCCTCCCAGAACGCCTGGATGCCGGTGAAGTCGAGCGCCTCGGGGAAGTCCAGCGGGCTCGAGTTCGCGTAGTCCGAGGGGGACTTGAACGCGTTGAGCAGCAGCAGGAGCATCGGGAAGACGATCAGCGCGGCGCCGAACACCGCGAGGATCATGAGGATCCACTCGGCGGGGGTACGCGGCCGGGACTTGTTGTTGCCCTTCTCGGGGGCGGCAGGCGTCTTGGTCCTGCCGGACGATGCGGTCGTGGTGGTCATGACGTCACGCCTCCTTCTTCTCGGCGGCGTTCTGCACGCGGATGAAGATCACCGCGACCACGAACACGACGATGGTGATGGCCGACGCGATCGTCGCCGCGTAGCCCTTGTCGGTGCCGTTGATGAACTCGTTGTACGCGTAGAACGAGGGCACGTAGGTGGACTTGTTCGGTCCGCCGGCCGTGAGGATGAAGACCGGTGCGAAGACCTTGAGCGCCGCGATCGTCGTGGTCAGCGAGACCACGAACACCTCGGGCCGGATCATCGGCAGCGTGATCGCGCGGAAGCGCTGGAACCAGTTGGCGCCGTCGAGCTCCGCGGCCTCGTACAGCTGCGGCTCGACGCGGCCCAGGGCCGCCATGAAGATCACGACGGGGTAGCCGATCTGGATCCAGATCATGAGGACCATGACCGAGCCCATCGCGGTGCCGTACGAGCCGCCCAGCCAGTTGATCGTGACCTCGTTGCCCGTGATGGCGGAGAGGAACTGGTTGAGCACGCCCGTCTCGTTCGGCTTGAGGATCCAGCTGAACATCACACCGGCGACGGCGATCGGGAGGATCTGCGGCAGGTAGTAGGTGGCGCGCAGGAAGCTCGACAGCTTGCCGCTGAAGCGGCGGCCGACCACGTCGAAGAGCAGCGCCGAGATCACCAGGCCGAGCAGCGTCGGCACGATCACCATGGCGATGATCACGAGGAAGATGTTCTGGAACGACTGGAGGAACTCCTCGTCGCCGAACAGGGCGATCCAGTTCTCCAGGCCCGCGAAGCTCTCCTCGGCGCGGCCTCCGCGCCAGTGGAAGAAGCTCAGGCGCAGGTTGCGGACGAGCGGGTAGAAGATGACGACGCCGACGGCGATCGCGCCGGGGATGAAGTAGAGCCAGTAGCCGAGCTTGCTGCCCTGGCGCTCCGGGATCCGCGCGGGTTCCGCCGGGCGCTTCTTGGGGCGCTTCTCGCGCACAAGGGGGAGGGAGGAAGACATAGGGGGGTCCGTCTCTGGCGGGGGCCGGGCCTGTCGACCCGACCCCCGCCGTCAGAGGGGTGGTTATCGGACGGTGGAGACGTAGTCCTCGTAGTAGGACTCGAGCTGCGCCGCCGCGGAGTCGGCGTCGTAGTCGCCGTTCACGAGGCCCTGCATGACCGAGTTGAGGTCGCCGTAGAAGTCAGGCGTCGGCCAGTCGGGGTAGAACGACAGGCCGTCGCGCTCGTTGACCTCGTTGAAGACCTCGATCAGCTTCTGCGCGTCCTCGTCCGTGATGTCGGAGGTGTCGGCCGCGACCGGCAGGCCGCCGGACTCTCCCAGCAGCGCCTGGACCTCGGGGCGCATCGTGATGTCGATGAAGATCTGAGCGAGCTCAGGCTGCTTCGACTCGACCGGGATCACCCAGATGTTTCCACCCGAACCGGGGGTGAGGGTGGTCTCGGGGAAGTTCGCGATCGTGAACTCGAAGTCCGTGACGTCGGACAGCATGCGTCCGTACCACCACGAGCCCGAGTAGAAGATCGGCGAGTCGCCGTTGATGAACTGCAGGCCGGCGTCCTCGGCGGTCATACCGGTGACCTCGGAGGAGATGTAGCCCTTGTCGAGCCAGTCGACGAGCGTGGTGTTCGCGGTGGTGACCTCGGTGCCGGTCCAGTCGACGACGTCCGTGTACAGCTGGTACGCGTTGACCCAGTCGCGGTCAGCCTCGCTCAGCGCGAGCTGGTACCAGAGCTGGCCCATCGGGTACTCCTGAGCCGACGTGGTCATCGGGGTGACCCCGGCGTCCACGAAGGTCTGCATCGCGGCCTCGAGCTCGTCCATGGTGGTCGGGATCTCGAGCCCGTACTCGTCGAACATGTCCTGGTTGTAGTACATGAAGACGAACTCGCCGTAGTTCGGGACGCCGTAGAACGAGCCCGAGCCCATCACGCCGTCCTCGTCGTACATCGCGATGGTGTCGACGCCCTCGCCGAGCATGTCGGCCCAGCCGTACTCGGCGTACGCGTCGTCCAGGTTCTGGATGACGCCGATCGCGGCGAGCTGGCCCGCGGTCGCGTTGCCCTTGTTGTACTCGGACACGTCCGGAGCGTCGGACGAGTCGAAGAGCTGCTCGGCCGAGGCGTTGAGGTCCTCGAACGCGGTCTCCTGCAGCTCGACGGTGGCGCCGGTCTCCTCCTCGAAGATCTCGATGGCCTTCGCCCAGGCGATGCCCATCGCGGACTCCTCGCCCTCGTAGTGCATCACGGTGAGGGTGGTGCCGGTCCAGTCGGTCGAGCCGTCTGCGTTGGTGGCCGCTGGCGTGGAGTCGCCGTCGGATGAGCAGGCCGTGAGGGCCAGCGCGCCGATGGCGAGCGCGGCGGCCGCTGCTCCAGTGCGGTGCTTCATGTCTCTCCTACTTCCTTGTAGTCGGCCTCGCGGGCCTTGGGGTTCCGCATCGCCGTCGAAGCGCTTCGACGATGCTGACGATCCAGCTAGGTTCGATGGTTCTCAGACCAAGTGCTGGGCCGCCTTCTCGGCGCTGTCCACGGGGGCGCGGACGGAGCCGAAGTCCTGGTATTCGGGCGGGATCAGGAGGGTGCGGGCTTCGCGCTCCCCCCTGTCGATGGCGGCGACCAGCAGGTCCACCGCGGCGGTGCACGACGCCTGCGCGTCGAGCGGGATCCTGTCGAGCGGCACCGGCAGGCGGTGCGTCGGGTAGGCGGCCCCGGCTGCGACGACGGAGACGTCGTGGGGGATGGACAAGCCGTGCGCGGCGAGCGCTGGCGAGGCGTCGGCCGCCACGTCCGAGCTGGTGTTGAGCACCAGCCCGGTCATGTTCGGCAACGCGGAGAGCAGGTTGTCGACGGCCTCGCGAGCGGAGTGCTCGCGAGGGTAGGCGACTGCGTGGTCGAGGCCGCGCTCCTCGCACCGTGCGACGAAGGCGTCCCGGAAACGGAGAGGGAAGTTGGAGCCGCGCTCGACGGTGACGCGCGGGTGGGAGATCAGGCCGATGCTCGTGTGGCCGGCGTCCGCGAGGCGGTCGACGGCCATGCGGGCGGCCTGCTCGAAGTCCATGTCCACGCACATGAGGTCGGTCGCGTCGTGGGGGATGCCGATGAAGACGACCGGGTAGTCGAGGGCGCGGGCGAGATCGGCGCGGGGGTCGTCCGCATCGACGTCGAGGACGACGACGCCGTCCGCGAGCGCGGTCGCGGCAGCGCGGCGCATGCTCTGCATCGCGTCGTCGTGGACCAGCAGCAGCGTGTCGTAGCCGAGCTCGGCGGCCTCCTTGGTGACCTCCATCGCGAACTGCATGTGGACCGAGTGATCGGTGTCCTCGTGCAGCGGGGCGGTGACCGCGAGGATGTGCGAACGGTTGGCGGCGAGCATTCGCGCGCTGGCGCGGGGCTGGTAGTTGAGCTCGGCGGCGGCCTTGAGGACGCGGTCCCGCGTCTCGTGAGAGATGGCTCGCTTGCCGCTCAGCGCGTACGAGACGGTGCTGATGGATACGCCCGCGGCCTTCGCCACGTCATCCACTGTCGCCATCTCGGACCCCGTTGTCTCGTCGTGTCGAAGGCATCGATGCGCTTCGATGCTTCGACATTAGGTTTCCTTCGGCAACATTGCAACCCTGAGTGTCGGCCGTGACCGTTTCGTGACCTTCGGGGGTGGTGGAGCGTCTCGCCTCCTCACCGCCCGGCCGCGCTCAGCCGAGCAGCCCGCGCACGAACTCCAGCTGCCGTGCGACCTGGAACGCTCCGCCGCCCTCGTGGTCGTTGAACTCGTAGACCTCGATCGCCTTCGAGGGATCCCCTCCGAGCTCGCCGTAGCGGTTGAAGGCAGCGAACACCGTCGATGGCGGGCAGATCGTGTCCATCAACGCGGCCGACCACAGCGCGGGCGCCCGGCCTCGGCGCGCGTGGTTTGCGACGTCGATGTAGCTCAGCGTGCGGAAGACCTGGTCGACCCGGTCGCGATGTCCCGCGAGGTAGCTGCGGATCTCACCGTAGGGGTCGGTGTCGGCGATGTCCGCGGCGCGCCTCAGGTGGCACAGGAAGGTGACGTCGGAGAGCAGCCCGATCGGGCGGTCGTGGAGCCCCGCGGCGGCCGTGGCGAGGGCGCCACCCTGGGACGCGCCCGCGACGATGACCCGGTCGGGGTCGAGTCCCGGCAGCGCCGCCGTCGCGTCCACGGCGAGCGCCGCGTCGGTCATGGCGCGCGTGTAGAAGTGCTCGTGTGGGTCGAGGATCCCGCGCGTCATGAAGCCCGAGTGCGAGGGTCCCGAGCCGTGCGGGTCGGGGGTGTCGCCGACGCTGCCCCAGCCCGCCGCGCCCTGGCCGCGCGTGTCGACCATGAGGTGCGCGTAGCCCGCCGAGGCCCACAGGGTGTGCTCGTGAGGCAGCCCTCGGCCGCCGCCGTAGCCCTGGAACTGCACGATCACGGGCAGCGGCTCATCCACGCCCGCGGGCCGCGACAGCCACGCGCGGATCCGGTCGCCGCCGAAGCCGCTGAAGGAGACGTCCGCGAACGCGATCCGCGGCAGCCCCGCGTCCACCGGCGTCGCGGTCGGGGGCTCGGCGAGCGCGCGCGAGCCGGCGAGGGTCGAGGCCCAGAACTCGTCGAAGTCTGCGGGCTCGGCTATCTGGGGTCGGTAGCCGCGAAGCTCCGCGAGCGGGAGGTCGTAGGCGCCCACCTCAGCTCTGGCGCCAGGGCAGCCCCGAGGCCTTCCAGCCGGCGGTCGAGCCGCGGTGGCCGGCCTCGTCCGGGCCGCCCTCGAAGCCGCCGACGATGTTGTACGACGGGCCGATACCCGCCGCCGTCGCCACGGTCGCCGCCGCGATGGACCTCTGCCCCGAGCGGCACAGGAAGACGATGGGGCGGTCGCCGTCGGCGGTCAGGCCAGCGTCGGCGAGCTGCGTCAGGAAGCTCTGGTTCTGCGCGCCACCCGGCCACGTCACCCACTCCACGAAGACCGGTGCCTCGCCAGCGGCGGCCGTCTCGGGCACGCCCACCCACTGCCACTCCGCCGCGGTGCGCACGTCCACGAGGACCGCGCCGTCCTCGACCATCTCCCACGCCTGCTGCGGCGTGATGTCCCCTGCGTAGTCGGCCACGGTCAACTCCTTTGTCTCGATCCGTCGCCAGCCTAGTGGCGGGGGCGGGACGATGCGGGACGGGGACGATGCGGGAGGGGCCTGGGCTCAGGCGCCCAGGCTCGCGCGTGGTCGTGTCCCCACGCGCGCGACCATTCCCGCGACGAGCGAGCCGAGCGCGATCGTCCCGAGCAGCACGGCGATCACGAAGAACGTCGGCAGCACGGCGTGGGTGAGGTGCGTGAATGCCCACGCCGCACCCGCCTCCGTGCGCGCGGACACGGAACCCTGCGCATCGAACTCGAACAGCGTTGTCCTGAACAGCGCCGCCCCTCCAGCGACTCCGAGGACGCCGCCGACCACCGTCCCGAGTGCGAGCGGAAGCCCGAACTGAGCGGCGGAGGCGAGACCGACACTGCCGGCATCGAGTCCGAGCGCGGCTTGAGCACGATCCTCGGCCACGGTCGACGCGCGTGCCGAGAGGAAGGCGGCGAGCGCGACCAGCACGAGCAGCCCGCCGACGATCAGCGCGAGGACGCCCTGAGCGCCAGAGGCGGAGCCCGTCGCGGAGCTTGCGGCGAACGCGAAGGGGCCGAGCCACTGCCCTTGCGGCGTGCTGGAAGCGAGGTAGGGGTTGCCCTGATCGGCCCACCCGAGCAGGGCCACGTACGTCGCGAGCCCCGCGCCCAGGGTCGCCGCGAGCGCCAGGACCGCGGCGGGCGCCGAGGCGACGGCGGGTCGCCCCGCGAGCGCGGTCCCTGCCGCGATCAGCCACGGACGCCTCGCGCGGGACAGTGCCGTGGCGAGACGGGACACGGCGCGCCTCGTGATCTCGACGGTCAGCGCGACGGAGGTGAGGCCGGCCGCGATCGCCGCGACGGAGGCGAGCGCCCAGAACCCTGCGGTCTGCGATACCTCGTTGGCCCAGCCCTGGTCTCCGGGGATGCCGTGCACGAGCACGAGCGCGCCGAGGGCGCACAATCCCCACAGCGAGAGCAGCGGCCACATGGGCACGAGGCGCGAGAGCCGTGCCTCCGTCAACGGTGTGACCGGCTTGAGCGCGGCAGCGGGCGCGACCCTTGCTGACCAGAAGGCCGGGATCGCGCCGATGATCGCCGCGATGACCACGGCGAGCGCCACCATCGCGAGCGGGATCCAGCGAGCGATCGATGCGTGCGGCGGGATCAGGGCGTCAGGGTTCGCGGAGACAAGACGCTCCCAGTCGAGCACCACAAGCGCGTAGGCGCTGGCGGCGCCGACCACTCCTGCGAGCAGGCCGACTCCGAGCGTCTCGAGAACTGTCGCACCGACGATCGTGGAGCGTCGTGCGCCGAGCACCCGCGCGGTCGCGACCCAGCGCATCCGTGCCTGCGCCTGGGAGCGACCTACGGCGAAGGCCATGCCGAGAAGCCCGACGGCGAGCACGCCGGCGGCGAGCATCAGATAGCTCAGGTCCCACACGCCGGTCGATTCGTACCAGCCACCCGGCGGCCGGGACGCTCCTAGCCCGGCGAGCTGAGGCGTGACGTGCTGTGCGAACAGCGCGACGCCGTCGACGTCGTAGTCGGTGCCGATTCCCGCCTCCTGGGCGGCGAGCGCGCTGAGCTCCTGGGCCGAGTCCCAGTCGATGATCGCCTCCTCCTGCCAGACCGCGTAGCGCTCCTCCAGTGGTGGCCTGAGCAGGCCACTCACCTTGAGCGTGCCGAGCTCGACGAACTCGTCGCCGTCGCTCCCGCTCCAGGTTCCGGCGCGCAGTGTGTCGCCGATCTCGAGGCCTAGTGCGCTCGCGGTCGTCGCGCTGACCGCCACCTCGCCCTTGCCGGGGGCCGTTCCAGCGGCGAGCAGGGCGTCCCATTCGACCGCCCCGGTCATCGCGAGCGTGTTCCAGATCGTGGTGCGGTCGCTGAAGAGCGACAGGTCGGGTGAGGTCCCGACCGCGGCGAGCTCGGCGGGTCCCTCCATCGTGGCGACCAGGCCGGCCCCGTCGGAGTTCGCTTGCGTGACCAGCGCATCGAGCTCGGCCTGGGTGAGGATCGTCGCGTAGTCGAACACCTCTGCGGCGGCTGTGCTGTCGCCGATGCCTACGTTCGTCCACCATTCGCCGTCCTGTCCGTGGGCGGCGGCGACGTAGTCCACGATCCAGGCCTGCTGCGCGGCGACGTACGCCGTGAAGGAGGTGAACCCGACCGCGAGTGCCAGCAGTGCAGTGGTCCAGGTCAGATACGTCCGATGCGCGCGCAGGTTCTCGCGCAGGAGCTGGCCGATCATGCGGGCGTCCTTTCGAGCGGGCGGGCGGCGACGCGGGTGGTGGCCGCGACGATCGCGGCGCCCGCTGCGACGCACGCGAGCATGACGGTCAGGATCAGCGCGGCCGGCAATGTCGCGTGGGAAAGGTGCGCGAACGCCCAGGTTGGCCCCACATGGGCGAGAGCGGTGACGTTCCATGCGGCGTCGTGCAGCACATAGTCGTAGCTGAACAGTGCGGCGGCGAGGCACGGCCCGATGAGGCCGCCCAGCAGCGTGCCAAGTGCGAGCGGTCCACCGAACTGGAGCGCGGCCGCGCGGCGAGCAGCGTGAGCATCGAGCCCCATGGCTGCGGCAGCACGGTCCTCGTCGGTATGCGCGCTCCTCGACGACACGAACGCGGCGAGCGCTGCCAGCGCCAGGAGGCCCGCGACGAGCGCGGTCACGCGTGCCTGCGTGCCGTAGCCCGTGCTGAGCGATGCGCCCATGCTCGGGAAGGCGAACGGACCGAGGAAGGGG
It encodes:
- the yicI gene encoding alpha-xylosidase is translated as MKFTDGFWMRRPGVTAHYGQEAYDVWADGATLEAYAPTKRIVGRGDVLNLPMLTVTLSSPLEGIVRVRIDHHQGAHRSPGFALPGAVEGTGTVHTDDAGGSLVSGPLTARVTKGAPWQLDFEVDGVRVTGSGHKSIGYVELGKESTVTAEPAGVTGYTEDGMAPARTYVHEQLDLDVAETIYGLGERFGAFVKNGQSVDMWNADGGTSSEQAYKNIPFYLSSKGYGVFVNHPEHVSFEVGTETVERVQFSTAGESLEYFIIAGPTPADVIRRYTALTGRPPRVPAWSFGLWLTTSFTTEYDEATVTSFVDGMAERDIPLSVFHYDCFWMREFNWTDGVWDERTFPDPELMLKRMHEDKGLHVSAWINPYIAQRGKMFKEGVERGYLVKRPDGTVWQWDQWQAGMALVDFTNPEAKVWFQDFIRGLVEQGVDAIKTDFGERIPTDVVWHDGTDPMTMHNLYTQLYNEAVFEVLKEVKGEGEAVLFARSATAGGQTMPVHWGGDNSSSYVSMAESLRGGLSLLSSGFGYWSHDIGGFEGTPDAGVFKRWLAFGLMSSHSRLHGSSSYRVPWAFDDEAVDVARTFTKLKLSLMPYLFRTSAQTAESGLPMMRPMFMAFPGDPATQHLDRQYMLGDDLLVAPVFTATGDVTFYLPEGTWTSLLTGEKVAGGRWVSENHGFESMPLYVREGAVLPRGTRTDRPDYDFLTEVELEVYPGADGDRSIVLEGADGETDTVTVTVRGDVATAVSASGREYTVRVI
- a CDS encoding carbohydrate ABC transporter permease, whose translation is MTTTTASSGRTKTPAAPEKGNNKSRPRTPAEWILMILAVFGAALIVFPMLLLLLNAFKSPSDYANSSPLDFPEALDFTGIQAFWEGQNFPRALWNSIFISTMVAILAVILSVLNSFAIGIGRVKGRTWIVLVFLMANLIPQEMLFDPLFNLYDDLGLLSNPWSVIITFTVIQAAFGTYLLSSLLGTFPKEILEAAAVDGASRAKILRSVIVPIIRPTLSVLMVFFFIWTWNEFLLPLAFLNTSDSLTVPLLLEQLNGERQTDTTTLIAGTLISIIPTIIFFLIFQRTLTRGITAGAVK
- a CDS encoding carbohydrate ABC transporter permease, translating into MSSSLPLVREKRPKKRPAEPARIPERQGSKLGYWLYFIPGAIAVGVVIFYPLVRNLRLSFFHWRGGRAEESFAGLENWIALFGDEEFLQSFQNIFLVIIAMVIVPTLLGLVISALLFDVVGRRFSGKLSSFLRATYYLPQILPIAVAGVMFSWILKPNETGVLNQFLSAITGNEVTINWLGGSYGTAMGSVMVLMIWIQIGYPVVIFMAALGRVEPQLYEAAELDGANWFQRFRAITLPMIRPEVFVVSLTTTIAALKVFAPVFILTAGGPNKSTYVPSFYAYNEFINGTDKGYAATIASAITIVVFVVAVIFIRVQNAAEKKEA
- a CDS encoding ABC transporter substrate-binding protein encodes the protein MKHRTGAAAAALAIGALALTACSSDGDSTPAATNADGSTDWTGTTLTVMHYEGEESAMGIAWAKAIEIFEEETGATVELQETAFEDLNASAEQLFDSSDAPDVSEYNKGNATAGQLAAIGVIQNLDDAYAEYGWADMLGEGVDTIAMYDEDGVMGSGSFYGVPNYGEFVFMYYNQDMFDEYGLEIPTTMDELEAAMQTFVDAGVTPMTTSAQEYPMGQLWYQLALSEADRDWVNAYQLYTDVVDWTGTEVTTANTTLVDWLDKGYISSEVTGMTAEDAGLQFINGDSPIFYSGSWWYGRMLSDVTDFEFTIANFPETTLTPGSGGNIWVIPVESKQPELAQIFIDITMRPEVQALLGESGGLPVAADTSDITDEDAQKLIEVFNEVNERDGLSFYPDWPTPDFYGDLNSVMQGLVNGDYDADSAAAQLESYYEDYVSTVR
- a CDS encoding LacI family DNA-binding transcriptional regulator translates to MATVDDVAKAAGVSISTVSYALSGKRAISHETRDRVLKAAAELNYQPRASARMLAANRSHILAVTAPLHEDTDHSVHMQFAMEVTKEAAELGYDTLLLVHDDAMQSMRRAAATALADGVVVLDVDADDPRADLARALDYPVVFIGIPHDATDLMCVDMDFEQAARMAVDRLADAGHTSIGLISHPRVTVERGSNFPLRFRDAFVARCEERGLDHAVAYPREHSAREAVDNLLSALPNMTGLVLNTSSDVAADASPALAAHGLSIPHDVSVVAAGAAYPTHRLPVPLDRIPLDAQASCTAAVDLLVAAIDRGEREARTLLIPPEYQDFGSVRAPVDSAEKAAQHLV
- a CDS encoding acetylxylan esterase; this translates as MGAYDLPLAELRGYRPQIAEPADFDEFWASTLAGSRALAEPPTATPVDAGLPRIAFADVSFSGFGGDRIRAWLSRPAGVDEPLPVIVQFQGYGGGRGLPHEHTLWASAGYAHLMVDTRGQGAAGWGSVGDTPDPHGSGPSHSGFMTRGILDPHEHFYTRAMTDAALAVDATAALPGLDPDRVIVAGASQGGALATAAAGLHDRPIGLLSDVTFLCHLRRAADIADTDPYGEIRSYLAGHRDRVDQVFRTLSYIDVANHARRGRAPALWSAALMDTICPPSTVFAAFNRYGELGGDPSKAIEVYEFNDHEGGGAFQVARQLEFVRGLLG
- a CDS encoding rhodanese-like domain-containing protein → MADYAGDITPQQAWEMVEDGAVLVDVRTAAEWQWVGVPETAAAGEAPVFVEWVTWPGGAQNQSFLTQLADAGLTADGDRPIVFLCRSGQRSIAAATVATAAGIGPSYNIVGGFEGGPDEAGHRGSTAGWKASGLPWRQS
- a CDS encoding FtsX-like permease family protein; translation: MIGQLLRENLRAHRTYLTWTTALLALAVGFTSFTAYVAAQQAWIVDYVAAAHGQDGEWWTNVGIGDSTAAAEVFDYATILTQAELDALVTQANSDGAGLVATMEGPAELAAVGTSPDLSLFSDRTTIWNTLAMTGAVEWDALLAAGTAPGKGEVAVSATTASALGLEIGDTLRAGTWSGSDGDEFVELGTLKVSGLLRPPLEERYAVWQEEAIIDWDSAQELSALAAQEAGIGTDYDVDGVALFAQHVTPQLAGLGASRPPGGWYESTGVWDLSYLMLAAGVLAVGLLGMAFAVGRSQAQARMRWVATARVLGARRSTIVGATVLETLGVGLLAGVVGAASAYALVVLDWERLVSANPDALIPPHASIARWIPLAMVALAVVIAAIIGAIPAFWSARVAPAAALKPVTPLTEARLSRLVPMWPLLSLWGLCALGALVLVHGIPGDQGWANEVSQTAGFWALASVAAIAAGLTSVALTVEITRRAVSRLATALSRARRPWLIAAGTALAGRPAVASAPAAVLALAATLGAGLATYVALLGWADQGNPYLASSTPQGQWLGPFAFAASSATGSASGAQGVLALIVGGLLVLVALAAFLSARASTVAEDRAQAALGLDAGSVGLASAAQFGLPLALGTVVGGVLGVAGGAALFRTTLFEFDAQGSVSARTEAGAAWAFTHLTHAVLPTFFVIAVLLGTIALGSLVAGMVARVGTRPRASLGA